One part of the Raphanus sativus cultivar WK10039 chromosome 7, ASM80110v3, whole genome shotgun sequence genome encodes these proteins:
- the LOC108814900 gene encoding uncharacterized protein LOC108814900, whose protein sequence is MRALEESKISIVLLLLCFSVFVTFSLQANELTAQSKKKGGEVRMEPLMEEKFMVMNETRRKLGSFQICSVCTCCGGVKGACLPLPCCFAINCNIPNRPFGYCSFTPKSCNCFGCHV, encoded by the exons atgagagcTTTAGAAGAATCTAAGATCTCTATTGTTCTGCTGCTTCTTTGCTTCTCAGTCTTCGTCACTTTCAGTCTCCAG GCAAATGAGCTAACAGCACAATCTAAAAAAAAAGGAGGAGAGGTGAGAATGGAGCCATTAATGGAGGAGAAGTTTATGGTAATGAATGAAACAAGAAGGAAGCTTGGGAGTTTCCAGATATGTTCAGTTTGCACTTGTTGTGGAGGTGTAAAAGGAGCTTGCCTACCTCTACCTTGTTGCTTTGCAATTAACTGCAACATCCCAAATAGACCCTTTGGTTATTGTTCCTTCACTCCCAAATCCTGCAATTGCTTTGGTTGCCATGTCTGA